A window of the Solibacillus sp. FSL R7-0668 genome harbors these coding sequences:
- a CDS encoding IS110 family transposase gives MNFNTNEKINQVSENTLVIGIDIAKHKHFACAVDDRGRVLQKSFPIVQSRIGFEAFYERLLTLKTAHEKQEILVGFEPTGHYWMNLAAFLTHYGIPFVMVNPMHVNRSKELDDNLQTKNDQKDALVIARLMRDGRFSYPRLLEGVEAELRNGATLRSKIQEDLNALQNRIIRWLDRFFPEFTQVFKNFGKMAYAVLEKTPLPMDIQGKTPEELLFLYRQVDGMKSPQLPKAKQLVELAPHSIGLTEGLVMARYEIATLLSQVKLMQAQLDELTVQLTELAKQMTDYDYLASVPGIGDVTIVELLSEVGSLTQYTHPRQLIKLAGLTLRENSSGKQTGQKRISKRGRRKLRALLFRVMMPLIQHNLAFKALHEHYTTRTNNPLRKKQSIVVLCGKLLKILHALCNKKIYFNPDQMMNDFTQLQTAA, from the coding sequence ATGAATTTTAATACGAATGAAAAAATTAATCAAGTTTCTGAAAATACGTTAGTCATTGGCATCGATATTGCCAAGCATAAGCACTTCGCTTGTGCTGTGGATGATCGCGGTCGCGTGCTCCAAAAATCATTTCCTATCGTGCAATCACGTATCGGATTTGAAGCGTTTTATGAGCGTCTGCTTACGTTAAAAACGGCACATGAAAAACAAGAAATCCTCGTTGGTTTCGAGCCAACTGGTCACTACTGGATGAACTTAGCGGCGTTTTTAACACACTATGGGATTCCGTTTGTGATGGTCAATCCGATGCACGTCAATCGCTCGAAAGAACTCGACGACAACCTGCAGACGAAAAATGACCAAAAAGATGCGCTTGTCATCGCCCGTCTAATGCGAGATGGACGCTTTAGCTATCCTCGTCTTTTAGAAGGCGTGGAAGCGGAATTACGAAATGGTGCGACGTTGCGTTCAAAAATTCAAGAGGATTTAAACGCCCTTCAAAACCGCATCATTCGTTGGTTAGACCGTTTCTTCCCAGAGTTTACACAAGTCTTTAAAAATTTTGGAAAAATGGCGTATGCGGTGCTGGAAAAAACGCCGCTGCCAATGGATATTCAAGGGAAAACACCGGAAGAACTGCTCTTCCTTTATCGCCAAGTAGACGGGATGAAAAGTCCTCAACTACCGAAAGCGAAACAATTAGTCGAACTGGCACCTCATTCAATTGGACTGACGGAAGGACTGGTGATGGCCCGTTATGAAATCGCCACACTGCTTTCTCAAGTGAAACTAATGCAGGCACAGCTCGATGAATTGACTGTACAATTAACGGAATTAGCGAAACAAATGACGGATTATGACTACCTAGCATCTGTACCCGGAATCGGCGATGTCACGATTGTCGAATTACTATCAGAAGTCGGTTCGCTCACGCAATATACGCATCCACGCCAATTAATCAAACTCGCGGGACTCACATTGCGTGAAAACTCTTCAGGTAAACAAACCGGACAAAAACGGATTTCTAAACGTGGAAGACGCAAACTTCGCGCCCTCCTATTCCGTGTCATGATGCCATTGATTCAACATAATCTAGCGTTTAAAGCGTTACACGAACATTACACCACACGCACCAACAATCCACTGCGTAAAAAGCAATCGATTGTCGTCCTGTGTGGGAAGTTACTGAAGATTTTACATGCCTTGTGTAACAAGAAAATTTATTTTAATCCAGACCAAATGATGAACGATTTCACCCAGCTTCAAACGGCTGCGTAA